Genomic DNA from Cucumis melo cultivar AY chromosome 10, USDA_Cmelo_AY_1.0, whole genome shotgun sequence:
tcgtgtctatgtatcagtgttttcAGCATTCTGcttttattgaaaatttagtTTTCCTCCTTTCAAAAAAGCGTCTCTTATTATTGTTTccttttagtaatgaccttagcttagtataaagagttgggtcgttacagaccAAGCATTGGTTGAATCCTCGTTATCATTTGTAGATCTTcatttttgtatgtatatagtTAACTTTTGTATTACATCATGGAGTGATTAGAGGTAGCGAGAGTGATGCTAGAGACTTGCGTTTTGAGAGATCCCTCATTAGACTGAAATCCTTTTGTATGTAATATCTAGTCTGAATATGAACTCTGCTTGAAACTCTAGAATAGTCTGgatgagtgtgtggtgagacacacttgatCTTATGTTGAGTTTAAAGatttcatatatatttatagATGTGATAATCTCTCCCATTACAGCTTTggctaacccatattttagAGGAGATGCTGTAAAAAATTTTATACAAATTTATGAAAAGtgttttattaatattatatttgaaaatgaatgTTTTTAAAGAGTAAATTCACACCACCATCTAGGTTAGAGGGGAAAACCTAGAACGGGGTGTGACAAATTTAGTATCAAAGCAAGGTTTTGGGAAACCTAGGGGTTATAAGCGAGAGTTTTAAGGATGCCAAGGGTTATGCATTAGAGAAATCACTTGTTTGTAATGCTTTAGTAAGTTGCATGAGTTATTTTTACTAAATAAGTGTGCTATATCATTGTGTCATAGGAATCATGCCTCGAGGTAGACCTTGAAAGCGCCCTGCTGCAGAAGCTAGTAACGCTACAAGAGGAGAAGCTTTGGAGAATGAGGAGTCTGATGCCGAATCTAGTCGTCCCCATGTTGAGGGGAATGTGGAATAGCAATTGCTGGGTAGACTGGCTCAAAGATTTGTTTTGGGGATTAGATCAGCAGTTAGACCTAGAAAAGAAGTATGGAATAGAACGGTTGAAGGCCCTAGGTGCTAACACTTTTGCAGGGACAACAAATCCTGCGGATGTTGAAGTGTGACTTACTTTAATAGAAAAGTGCTTTAGACTGATGAGATGTCCAAAGGATAGAAAAGTGAATCTTTGTTTTTCTACTCTAAAATGGACCTGAAGATTGATGGCGCATGATATAAAGTAGACGAGGAGCTATAGGTGATATAAGTTGGGAGGAATTTaaaaaggaattttttgataagTTCTATCCACGTTCAAAACAAAGTGAGTTCTTGAAGCTCACGCAACGCTCAATAACTGTTGCAGAATATGAGAAGAAGTATATAGAATTATCTAAGTATGTGATTGAAGATGAAGTGGAAAGGTGCAAGAGATTTGAAGAGGGATTACGAGAGAAAATTCGTAATGGCCAAGTAAGGGGGTTTTGTTGTTGGAGTGCCTTGAATGACATTTTAAATAGAAGTTAGGGGGTTTTGTTGACCAAGTATGTATTTGccatctttatatatataatttatgcTCATAATCATGTTGTTCAGAGAATTATTGCACTATATAATTAAATTCTTGTAAAGGCCGTTTAGGGCAAGAAGTTGGTTAATTATAGTTTTAAGTTATCAATTGGactataatagtttgtgtttatagtgtagattattttagtttgagttatAATAGTACATATGCGTCCGAAGTATAATAGTAAAAACTATAGCAAATCGTAGATATTGTAGCAAAATGTGATGTTTTGAGATATTGTGTACTATAACTAATTTAGAggtataaaataatatttactatAATAAGAGGTAGTTGTTAGAAAACTTGTCCCATAAATATTGGTTAATAATTGCCCCAAACACCCTCTAATTCGTAAAGGCACATTCATTTATGTTTTGTAACATATtcttccaaacaaatataattattctcCCTCTACCTCTCGTGGACGTAGCTAACACATTGTTAGTAGTACACATAAATTTGTGTATTGATCAtctattattttatgtttttgtattatatatttGTCAATTTTGTAACGACGTTTCTCCTACAAATTATTTAGGTAAGTAAATGGATATCCTTTCTCTTGCACATAATTTTCAAAGGTCATTCTAGAGtttccttttttatcttttgGAAGATGCCACCTTTATTGATGCCTCCCACTTGGTACTTTTGCAAATGAATTGAAGAGCTATTCTCTAACACTTCACAGATacattttggttttgtttttgtttttttttcttaacaaaatatctttttaaagaaaaaaaataaaataaacctaAACTAGATCCAATCCGAAATCAACTAACAATTCATAGTCGGGCTGAATTCTTATTTTCATTTGTGGATGTCTAAATTTGTAGCATTATTATTGATGGTTGATAAAATCAATCCTTTGTAGTtgtcccaaaaaaaaaaaaaaaaaaaaaagtaaagaaaagttGTAGAGTGCTACTTCATGTGGCATGTTTGGATACAGTGCTTTTCAGTACATCCTTCTTTGCACCTTCGAATTTTTCAACCAATCTCCCATTCTTCAAGAAATGATACGAAGGAAGGGCAGCCACTTCAAACTCCTTCGCCACACTCTCcaaaaaggaggaaaaaaaaagtacttTAGTTTGAGTGacaaaaaaaaccctaaatcctGATGATCATAAACTTGCAAAATTGAAGATGGGTTTAGAATGACTTGTGAgtattaaaattaatatatatataagtatttGGAAAGTAATTCCAAACATGCTTTGATGGAATAAAACTCACATTCAGTTCATCAATGTCTACTTTCAAAAAAATAACATTGTTCATCTTCTTCGCTAATTCTTCAAGAACACTCGCCATGGCATGACACGGACCACACCATCTTGCAGTAAAATTCACAACAAGCTGTTCATAGAATATAGCTATTGCTTAGATAAACAACGTAACAAAAATTAAGCTAATTCGATTATTGATCATAAGTGTTAGAAATATCTGTCCTTATCTCTATCTCCACCATATATAGTATAATattatcaaatttaaaatttatattttacttGTGAACTTGATTAGATTTTGATTCTCATAAATCGGAACATATATgttagaaataaataaaattatataatttgtatgaaatattttaaaagttaaataatgaAGACTACTTATGTTCAAAATGGTTTATATTATACAAGTATAAGAATATAGCGAAAAAGTTTGTTGTCTCGACCCTATCATCTTAACATAAAgacaatatataataaaagaaaaaaaaatttgtagaagatattaaaaaaaagtcgcaagaaaaagaaagaagtaataatatatatatatatgtgtgtgtgtgtgtgtgtgtgtgtgacaataataattaataaagtaCCAGCTTGTTGTATTGTTGGGCTTTGAGGAGTTGTTGGTTCCACGAGGCAAGAGTGTGGCATGTTATAACTTTTCCCATATCTGCCATTTTGATATCTCTGAAATAAGTAAAGGGAAGAATAATAAGGGTTTTAGGAAAAAAGGGTTTGAATTAAGGAGAAATGCGGAACAACTATGAACACAATGCAAAGATGAATGGCTGAATTTATAAGGAAAAGTAagaatataatatacaaaatgGGGTAAAGTcttgtctttcttttctttttcctgtATAAAAACACACATATATTTGGTCAACAAAGAATAATATATAGGATAATCTTTTAGTATTATCATTCACAAATCAAAGAATCAGGTACGCATCCATGAAACTAAAGTTCCAACTTCATGGAcaatacactacaagaaaaaccTCCTATTATGACAGCTAGTTCCATTTTGAATTGATAGGATGGAACAAATAACTGTCATCAAATGTCAAAAAACGGATTTTTGGCGGAAAAAGATGGTAATTTCAGAATGCCCAAATATATGATAGCTATTTGCCGTCATAATATGTAAgggcattaaaaaaattaatttaatatttttattaaaataaaaaaaataaagaaaaggcaAAATCCCTCACTTTCCTTCTTCAAGATCCCTCCCTTTCCTTCTTCTCGCACACTcccctttccttcttcaaaatctCTCCCCTCACAAACGATGAACGACACACAACGAAAACCCCAACCTTAACCCCATTCTTCTCATCTCCACGTCTTTTCTTCTCGGAGACGGAGACCCACGACGAGGAGACCCATATCGTCGCCGGTGAGttcttgatctttcttttttcgtttcttCTTCCTTCGTTTATCTCTTCCCCTGGGTATTTAACTTTCTGCTCTGTTTCTTGTGTTCCCAGTCCCACCTTTTATATTTGGTTCCACTTTGGAAATTTCGCTTTTTCATCCGCACATTCTTTTTGggatttgtttattttagagattcctgatgtttttgttttgatgttgttcttttttatttcatatgaTTTTGTTTTGCATGATTTGGTTCTTCATTAATGGGGTTTCTTTGGAGTATGTGCGATTTCACTTTAAGATTAGAAAATTTtcatcctcgaaagttctaatcctcgaataGCTCGGGGTACTGAGCTCTCATGtccttttctttctcccacgtggcctcttccactccatggttctgccaaaggactttgaccagtggaatttctcgactacgaagcttcttgaccaCCCTTGTCAAGACCTCGACAGGCGGCTCctcatagctcaagttctcgctgaCCTGCAGTGGCTGAAAGAAAGTCCACCACatgcgtcgggtctgcgacatacctcctcagcatggagacatggaatacgtcatgcactgcagaaaaagatgggggtagcgccaagcgataagccacggggccaatccgctccagtatctcaaacggccctacgaagcgtggactcagcttccccttcttcacaaacctcagaacacccttcataggtgctaccttcagaaagaccatgtctcccacttcaaactcgagatccttacgtcgtacatcagcataactcttctgtctgctctgtgctgtcagcatacgagctcggatcttctgtatggctgcattggtagtctgcactaactcggggcctcgCATCccctgctctccaacctcgccccagcagacaagagatctacagcacttgccatacagagcctctaacggtgccataccgatagtagcctggtagctgttattataggcaaactccatcagatgcagatgagagtcccaacttcctgaaaactctagcacgcaggcccgcagcatgtcttccaaaatctggttcaatctctctgtctgaccatcagtctgagggtggaatgccgtgctgaagtctaacctcgtacctaaagcaagttgaagtcctttccagaacttcgatgtgaaacgagtgtctctgtctgaaatgatggatacgggtactccatctagtctcacaatctctgtcatatataactgcccccacttactggcagtgtaagttgattttcctggcacgaaatgggccgacttcgtgagtctgtcgacaacaacccagatcactgtatagccctttagggtcttgggtagtcccgtaataaaatccatcgaaacactctcccacttccaccctggcacactcaagggttgcaacaacccggctggacgctgtctaggtgccttcacctgctggcacaccaaacacctactgacaaagtctgccattTCCCTCTTCATGTTTCTCCACCAATAGATACTTCTTAAGTCCCGGTACATCTTCGTGCTCctagggtgcatggtaaacggggaactgtgagcctcaaacaaaagctctgtcttgactacgctgtcttccggcacacacaagcgtccctcaaacataaggccatcatTGGAGGATATGGAAAAGTTCCCACTttgccctgtctctaccatacgacgcttctcgaccaagtaaggatcattcagctgggCAACGATGATCTTtagcctcaaggttggctgaactgacaactgagccaactgtgagaTAACCTCCCCTACTAaaactgcaatctcggctctatcaaaatctctgagtaagggggttTGCTTGGTGAtcagcgctgctgaatgtgcaaccttcctactcagcgcgtcagccactacatttgctttacctgggtggtacagaatctcgcagtcatagtctttcaccaactcgagccacctcctctgcctcatgttcaactccttctgagtgaataagtacttcaggctcttatggtcagtgtcaatctgtatcttctcgccgtacaggtagtgcctccacatcttcagtgcaaagaccacagctgccaactccaagtcgtgggtagggtagttctgctcatgaatcttcaattggcgggaggcataagcaactaccttcccttgctgcatcaggacacaccccagtcccttcttggaggcatcactatagatcacaaagcttcccgacccatcgggcactgtcaggactggtgcagtcaccagtttctgcttgagctcctgaaagctactctcgcatgctgggctcaagacaaaaggggttcccttcttggtcaactaggtcaacgggctggctatacgtgagaagtcttccacgaacctcctgtagtaacctgccaagcccagaaaacttcgaatttcactaactgtggacggtcgaggccagttggtcaccgcttcaatctttgctggatccacagaaactccctcgctggaaaccacgtggccaaggaACGTCACCTttcttaaccagaattcacacttggagaacttggtatacaacttgttggctcgaagagtctccaaaacctggtgcaagtaCTCCTCgttctcagcctcagttttagagtaaatcaagatgtcatcaatgaagactatgacgaacgagtctagaaagtccttaaacaccctgttcatcaaatccatgaatactgcaggagcgttagtcaagccgaaagacatcacaacgaactcgtaatgtccgtacctcgaacgaaaggccgtcttgcgaatttcaccgtccctaatcctcaactggtgatagcctaaccgcaggtcgatcttggaaaagacagtggctccctgcaactgatcgaacaagtcatcaatcctgggcaaggggtagcggtttttaactgtcaccttgttcagctctcggtagtcaatacaaaggcgcatcgacccatccttcttcttcacgaacaacactggggctccccaaggtgacacactgggacggatgaaacccttgtccagcaactcctgtaactggaccttcaactcttttagctcggctggagccattctgtaaggggccttcgagataggggcagtgcccggctctaactcgatggcgaagtctacctccctgggaggcggaagtcctgggagttcgtcgaggaaaacatcagggtactcccttaccactggtttggaagatagggaaacttctggctctctaatatctactacgcttgccaagatgccccaagtaccctggctgagtagtttaatagccttcatggctgagatgaccttgggtatacataccatgcctgcccccataaatttgaaactagtccCTGAGGGAGGGTTAATGACAACTTCCttaccaaaacagtctatacttgcatggttagctgacagcaatccatgcctaaaatcacgtcaaaatcctgcatgtctaacactagtaaggtcacgtctaacatatgattcgctatctctacccgacatgccttttttttctttggacaacaggacctccccagatggagtagaaacagacaaaacactacccaaaggttctacctccaaacccacatgctgaacgaaaacagaggatataaacgagtgggatgacccagagtcaaatagtacaaaagcataatgccccaaaattgagagcgtacctgtcaccacggtaccagctcgctcgacctcctgccgggtagtggcaaaaactctcccctgctgggaagcagaaggctggggcggtgtcgtctcaaagggtttccgaggacacgcgtcagcagtgtgccccggctgtctgcacctgaagcagactccactgccagccaagcaacgacctccgtcgactctcccacaggtagtacaagcgggtagctctctcagagtcctcccggctactgcaagctcccgtcggtgtctttgaaagacacctcctgaccaaAGAGTTCGCTGCGATattacgtcaggctgcgtctccacctttctcttctgtcccaaggctgaccctctgtcggtagccttagacgaatcagctctctcatggaggctcaaatccagtgctatacgtagtgcatcagcatgagtggctggccggagagctcggacaatgccctgaaggtctagcctgagtcccctaacgaatttctccgtcctggcagcctcatcccttaccacatcgggagcaaaacgggacaacatgtcgaactcggcgtcgtactgctccacagtcatatcgccttgctccaagtttaggaactcttgcagcttggcgtgcttcacgttggcagagaagaacttagcatagaagttctccttgaactgctcccaagttatcttgctgacgtcgccccccagcattctctcagcagtctcccaccaggcggtgcccctatcctccaagaagaagactgcacactgcaccttctggtcttctgggcacttcatgtaccggaagatagtctctattgacgtcaaccacatttgggcctttgtggggttgtccatggatccatcgaaggtcttaggattatacttcctaaagtctcgTAAGTGTTTAGCCCgaccgacagttgaactggtacgggttgagcttcctcaggggctggaggaacGACGGTCTGGGCCTTAACAGGGGCggctggttctgctgggcggcgaggaaaggcgccaaagcagtttgcagcatgtcctgataacgctgctccatcgcggcgagatcttCCTGGGTGACTGGTGCGTTAGGGTCGACCATCGGCACAGTAGGttgcgcctccggctggccacgaccggctcctctgcctcccctaccacctcctcggcgtgcacctctacgtggcggtattctccctaaaattcaccaacaaaacttttcaccacaaggaCTTAACACACCTATCTCTAGGTCTagtctattcaggcaaaattgtaatcttagcattagcaaggctttagacatacctggcgagtgccgaaggaccgtatagccatagggtgaagtaaaaccaaaacaagaCAATAACTTACATCGtgggtcagtctacagaacctaaaacactgtgctctgataccaactgtaagaacccaactccttatactgagtcgaagtcattactaaatataggaCAAGTGGTTTAGATCAAAAATTTAGcaaaaacgcataaggttttagaattttatttatgaaaatccaaaCAAAGTAACATGCAAAAATGATAtttcgttctaaagtcctactcgggccctatctactttaaaaaaatggtaaatagtgaagaatactcaaactcaggtactaaagtcaaaaacaagaataagcggaagcagaaatccctatggctcgccacggtcacttctggtcgctcgccagcttgcctttgcccttacctcgtcctctacttgaaaacatgacatggaaagcgtgagtataaaatactcagtaagggacccactactagtccagtaggtgcctgttagcttcctatcagagtcctgtaactggtacccaatctctggcacgttcccgaacacgtgcatcatgcgctcccgtgggaacgtaactctggtcttcggtgtcccgggggacacctaggacaatcgagatgcgaggaccccgtcgagtcactcgagtcatatctat
This window encodes:
- the LOC103502658 gene encoding thioredoxin H1-like isoform X2 — its product is MADMGKVITCHTLASWNQQLLKAQQYNKLLVVNFTARWCGPCHAMASVLEELAKKMNNVIFLKVDIDELNEFEVAALPSYHFLKNGRLVEKFEGAKKDVLKSTVSKHAT
- the LOC103502658 gene encoding thioredoxin H1-like isoform X1, producing the protein MADMGKVITCHTLASWNQQLLKAQQYNKLLVVNFTARWCGPCHAMASVLEELAKKMNNVIFLKVDIDELNSVAKEFEVAALPSYHFLKNGRLVEKFEGAKKDVLKSTVSKHAT